The Gambusia affinis linkage group LG05, SWU_Gaff_1.0, whole genome shotgun sequence region taataaattgaataCTTCAGTCTCCAATGAATCAATTGTTCAGTCAAAGTCTCTCAGCTGGTGACCAGTCGGGTCACTATCTACCCGTGCGCCTGGTCCTCTGGGCTGGGGCTCCATCCAGGTTCAGGAGAATCTCTGGCCCTCCAGgccaaaaatgaatcaaacaagctcaaagaaaacctgacctataacaaagtaaaacattttagcacTTAAGATGCCAGCATCACTAAAACTTAAGctatatttaatcatttctcaagttcttattttttctttcatgttgtaCAACAACAAGTTATCAGAACACAATTATTTCCAACATATTAGTAAAATTAAAGAGATTAGCTTatatgtagtaaaaaaaaaaatacattcaatcttaaaataaatgcaattacataaaacaaatacaacatacacaacaaaaacaatacaaaatcttacaatccattttattttatattaaatttgataatttaataGGTATTTTAGCCAAATTTTCTTAACCAACTGCCGAGCGCGTGCGATGACTCACCGATGCTCTGAGCCGTCAACGGCTATTTTTCGGGCTTCAGTTGTTCACGGGGGAAACCCTCTAAGATCTAATAAAACCGAATTTAGTattttgaattatatatttagtgaatttatattaatattgttttccttACCAATTTCCAGATTCTTCAATTTCTTTCTAGCTCTTTTACGGAAACGaccgtcagctgttagctctcaAGTCTGTCTGCTGCGCTCCGAACGAAACAACTGCCAGCTGTTGAAAGGGGGCGGGACAATCAACCCCATTGGCCGACACGAAACCAGACCACGCCAGCCATTGGCTGCCTAATCTGTCAATAGAAGCTAACACTAAaagcatatttcacatttttgaagatttaccTAATTACCTTTTAGCTATTTTGGTAGAATAAGACATTGAATcaacatctattattttttttcttgtgtttttaaacactgggcCTCGGTGTCGTCGCTACACGTAGCCTAGCCTCGGTGTCGTCGCTACACGTAGCCTAGCCTCGGTGTCGTCGCTACACGTAGCCTAGCCTCGGTGTCGTCGCTACGCGTAGCCTAGCCTCGGTGTCGTCGCTACGCGTACCCTAGCCTCGGTGTCGTCGCTACGCGTAGCCTAGCCTCGGTGTCGTCGCTACGCGTAGCCTAGCCTCGGTGTCGTCGCTACACGTAGCCTCGTTATTCAGTTTGACTGTTTAAACGTTGCTGGTCTGCAGCCGTGGGTTCAGGTGGAGACCCTCTTCCTGCTCTCCAGGTGGTGAGTGATTGCCGGCGGTCAGAGCAGCTTGTTTCCTCTCTGATACGGTCGATTCCTacggcagccattttgttccTGTATCTTTCTCTGGTTGGTCAGGAGCAACaatatattctgtttttgttcctcgTGAATCCTTGGACCGTCTGTGCTTTCCTCTCCGGTTCAGTGACACAGATCACTTCCAGTTCAGACTCTTTATAGGAAGGAAAGCAccgtcagaggtcagaggtcagatacGAGCCAGGCTGGAGGGTCGGGGCCTCAGACCAACAGGGGGTCTCCTGGACCCAACCGGTCttcttctctgctgcttctccatagGACGGGGGAACCAGCTGAGTCGGCTGGGACAGCGCCGCCTGGTGGAGACATCagacctccagaaccagactgaAGGTCGGTCCGCTGAACAGTTCTGATCTGTGATCCCTTCGGTCCATCATCTGCAGAACCTTGATGCATCTGATCACTCATCATCTCTGTTCTGACAGGAGGGCGGGGTCCCACGTTACGGAGGGGCGGGGCCACGGCCTCAAAGGGGCGGGGCTTGGCCCCAAAGCAGCAGCTGGATGCTGAGCTGGATGAGTACATGTCTCTGTCCAGAAGCAGGCTGGACCGGCAGCTGGACGACTACATGTCCATGTCCCGCAGACGCCTGGACCAGGAGATGGACGAGTACATGCTGATGGCGGGCCAGTGTCTGGAGGACTGAGGGGCGGGGCctgcagggggcggggcttggttttattttctataagcAGCAGAGATCTGGCTGCTGATTGGTTCCTGAGCTTCAGGTCTGTCTCTGGAggcttttgtttgttctctgattggttgctttatttttgtctacttCACTGTCTTCTCTCTGCGTTGGAGATCCGAGTTCCTGAAGCTGCATTTTTGTTctcaaagtttgaaaataaatgtgaatccAGTCTGGTGTTTCCTTTAGAGAAGATGCTGGTTCCTCTGAGTGGGCGGGGCTAGCGCTCTGCTCCGCCTCCTGACTGTTGTGATTGGTTCATGAGTGCAGCTCAGTCTGCATCAGAAACTGTTACTGACTGTTTTTAATGTCATAGACGTGCGGTGTTCGTTAAACTGTTGTGCAGCTCACAtcaacaataaacataaaacagatgGCCCCCAACCATCACAGCCGGTCCTCACAATTCTGGGTGTAGCTGCAGTTCCTGCGGCCGCCCAGAAGGTGGAGGTGTTGTTTCCCTAACTGGTTTaataagaatattatttttgtaaaacaattatttagCTTTCAGTgatttttgaaagtaaaataaagaaactttctCTAACTTCCCCTCCAGGGAGTTTGCTGTTCTGGACGTTGTTCCTAAAGAGGTTTTGCTCTTTAAGGTCGTCCTGAGAGGACAGAACCGCATTCGGACTCTGAATCCACTGTGGGGAAAGTTTGTTTCTCTACACCCTCGTCTAGAAACAGGAATATAAGATCCTTCTTTCAGAAGGACATTTCTACAGCACCTTATGTGACCCTCAACTGGAGACAGATTGTTTCTGATATCAAATGGTCAACGGTTTGGACTCCATCAcgaacccaacagaaccagcaccagGATACGGACCGCTCTGCTGTTTCTGCCATTGGGACAGTGAGACGCTCC contains the following coding sequences:
- the LOC122830891 gene encoding chromatin target of PRMT1 protein-like isoform X2, which gives rise to MEPARPGPLYLRSTATVSLNERFSQLLMTRRTRPGRPGFRSRRRRAALVQAPPTCQKRRLRVRGSVWTRLGGPLLTRGLTRRRWSWRQSGFWSFRRKYTWRGRCSAPYRRRKAPSEVRGQIRARLEGRGLRPTGGLLDPTGLLLCCFSIGRGNQLSRLGQRRLVETSDLQNQTEGGRGPTLRRGGATASKGRGLAPKQQLDAELDEYMSLSRSRLDRQLDDYMSMSRRRLDQEMDEYMLMAGQCLED
- the LOC122830891 gene encoding chromatin target of PRMT1 protein-like isoform X1, whose amino-acid sequence is MRTRLQRQSLMEPARPGPLYLRSTATVSLNERFSQLLMTRRTRPGRPGFRSRRRRAALVQAPPTCQKRRLRVRGSVWTRLGGPLLTRGLTRRRWSWRQSGFWSFRRKYTWRGRCSAPYRRRKAPSEVRGQIRARLEGRGLRPTGGLLDPTGLLLCCFSIGRGNQLSRLGQRRLVETSDLQNQTEGGRGPTLRRGGATASKGRGLAPKQQLDAELDEYMSLSRSRLDRQLDDYMSMSRRRLDQEMDEYMLMAGQCLED